One window of Nicotiana tomentosiformis chromosome 11, ASM39032v3, whole genome shotgun sequence genomic DNA carries:
- the LOC138891350 gene encoding NDR1/HIN1-like protein 10, whose protein sequence is MNDPNRPPVTGYPAAAPPNHNGYGGYAQPPPPGTAYPYAAPPPSSTTYYNNNPYYQQPNPHAVQRATFLRRIIAIAIAAMVITGAFIFIVWLILRPRLPEFRVDSLSVSNLNLSNSLISANWDLRFTVRNPNKKLTLYYDDVAAAVFYDSASLSDTTVPPFFQDKRAETAQKASFATSGSYVENRAFDGMNKERARSSAIGFDVRMVARVRFKAGAWRARRRFIRVYCKDLSVGVGPNKSSGNLLGGPRQCRVGL, encoded by the coding sequence ATGAACGACCCCAATAGACCACCAGTTACCGGTTACCCCGCCGCCGCCCCTCCGAACCATAACGGTTACGGCGGTTACGCTCAACCCCCACCTCCCGGCACCGCCTACCCATACGCCGCACCCCCACCTTCCTCCACCACatactacaacaacaacccatACTACCAACAACCCAATCCTCACGCCGTCCAACGCGCCACCTTTCTCCGCCGCATAATCGCTATAGCCATAGCTGCTATGGTCATCACTGGAGCCTTTATTTTTATCGTCTGGCTCATACTCCGCCCCCGTCTCCCCGAGTTCCGAGTCGACTCGCTCTCAGTCTCAAACCTTAATCTCTCCAATTCATTGATTTCCGCCAACTGGGACCTCCGTTTTACTGTCCGAAACCCCAACAAAAAGTTGACACTTTACTACGATGATGTAGCAGCAGCGGTTTTTTATGATTCGGCTTCGCTTTCGGACACTACAGTCCCGCCGTTTTTTCAGGATAAACGGGCTGAGACTGCCCAGAAAGCGAGTTTTGCTACTTCAGGTTCGTACGTTGAGAATCGAGCTTTTGATGGGATGAATAAAGAAAGGGCTCGAAGTAGTGCAATTGGGTTTGATGTGAGGATGGTGGCTAGGGTTAGGTTTAAAGCTGGGGCTTGGAGAGCAAGGAGGAGGTTTATAAGGGTTTACTGTAAGGATTTATCTGTTGGGGTTGGGCCCAATAAGTCGTCCGGGAACTTGCTTGGTGGGCCCCGACAGTGCCGGGTTGGACTCTGA
- the LOC104101241 gene encoding uncharacterized protein translates to MQCGIGYLCRFRTRKMPWLLKCCMIMIGCCISWFRFCYAIKRIAMLSKKAMHGKGVFLPVIIGFSTNMISEASVAVGSPSGIIFLGSLIRTCSISYQMLPKHMMYSLHYQHNCLHMFFLYVKSLKIYLF, encoded by the exons ATGCA ATGTGGGATTGGATATCTCTGCAGGTTCAG AACCAGAAAGATGCCATGGCTTCTAAAATGTTGTATGATCATGATTGGGTGCTGTATTTCATGGTTCAGGTTTTGTTATGCAATTAAGCGTATTGCTATGTTATCTAAAAAGG CTATGCATGGGAAAGGGGTATTTTTACCAGTAATAATCGGCTTTTCTACCAATATGATTTCAGAGGCTTCTGTTGCTGTTGGTTCTCCATCTGGGATAATCTTTTTAGGTTCTTTGATTAGAACTTGTAGTATCAGTTATCAAATGCTTCCAAAACATATGATGTACAGCTTACATTATCAACATAATTGCCTTCACATGTTCTTTTTATATGTCAAAAGCTTGAAGATTTATTTATTTTGA